The window CCCAGCCCGGGCTGCTGGTCCCGCCGCCAGCGCACCCAGCCCGGGCTGCTGGTCCCgcccccagcacacccagcccgggccgggccgccgTTGCCGCTCGGTGCTCTCGGCCCGGACCTTGCCCCTTTCCTGCCGCATAAACCCGCGGCCCCGGGCGGGCAGTGCCAGCGGCTGAGCGATGGCTCCGCTGCGCCGGACGGCTTTGCTCTGCTCCCTGTTCTGCACCGCCGCGTTCCTCTGCTGCGGGGCACAAGGTACCTCTCTCACCTAttgctgctgggaaagttgaTTTTCGCTAACAACTTCATTTTCAAAGTGTGATTTTTCAAAGGCAGTAAAACTCTTTGCTTTGGTAACAATCTGCAAAAGTATCTTAGTGATGCAAAAATGACTGGTTTTGTGAGATGAAACCGTTTCTGAGAcgattttatgaaaataaagctttctATCTTCTCTAAAAGGTAGAAAGCAAAAACCTTTCTGAATTatccaaacaaaaatatttttaagattttgttGAATGATAAATTTAAGAACTGTTAATGggtttgctgtttgctttgaaatttgCTTTTAAGCTTTATGCACAGTGACTAAACTGTCCTGCTTGGCAGAGCCAGTTTGGCAGGGGGTGTCTGTCATTACACAAaggcaaaatgaaaactgaacaaaattGAAAGGAATAAGCTtaaattttctaaattaaacagtcaatttaaaatacttcattgaAAAATCTGTCTGATATTatgaagataattttttttttactctttgtgTTACTTAGGACAGAATGGTGCTGCCCCAGAAGTGACTCTTGCACTTGGACGGCTCAAAGGGAGACAAACAAGTGTGAAGGGGACAGGCAGACTTGTAAATGTGTTCCTTGGAATTCCTTTTGCAAAACCCCCTGTTGGACCCTTGAGGTTTTCCCCACCTGAACCACCTGAACCCTGGAATGATGTGAGAGATGCAACTTCTCACCCACCCATGTGAGAACCATTCAGTTCCTTTGGATGCAGGACCTGCTCATGTGGGGTTGTGTTTGTTGGGGTACAGGGGGCTGATTGTTGGCAAGGAGCTGGTGTGGGCTGGTAGTGGATGTGCTGCCAGTACTGGAATGTTTCAAGCCCAACTGCAGAGACACAGTTTTACAGGCTGCACCTCTAACTGTGTGTAAGGAACACAAAGGAATTCAGCCTGTGGGGCAAAAAAGTGGTTTTCATTGTAACATTGATGCTACTGCAGTTTCATTACTAATAATTGtgcttcctttttcttgtgAAGATGTCCTCAAGACCTGTCCATGTTGAAAACAGCTGAGAGAAACTTTAAGGAAAAACACATTGCATTCCAAACTTCTGAGGACTGTTTGTATCTCAGTGTTTACAGCCCTGCTGGttccagcaagaaggaaaagtTACCTGTAAGTAAACCCATTGTAGAAATGTATATGGTACAAAGTTTGCCCCTAATGATTGCTCCTAAGAGACttaattgcttttgaaaatttgaTGCTGTGGTAGCAGAAATAATATTAGTATGTAAAATTCAAAGTCCACCAACCTAAAATTCAGCTGCCATCATTCTTCAGCCATGTGGAGTTCTTAATTCTCTGatgttgttttcccttttcaaatGAAATCTTCAAACCAGAGTATAAAAGtgtgtcctttttttcctaaggtGATGGTGTGGATCCATGGAGGCAATTTTATATTTGGTGGTTCTTCCAGGTATGATGGTTCTGCACTGTCAGCCTACGAGAACGTCGTCGTAGTAATAATTCAGTACAGACTTGGACTCCTTGGATATTTCAAGTAAGATCAcctattttactttttattaagTACTTCCTATCAtgtttaaagaatttttaaaggGTAGTTTTGTTTGCTAAATCAGCTGAACTTCTATACAGCTTCCCACTGTTACAATGGTTTCAATGTATGTAATTTACTGACATCAGGACTCCAGAGTCTTAAGAAATGTCTGTAAATCCCATTTGAATTGCCATGTGACTGCAGCCTGCTATCAAATGGTAGTTGGGCTGATTTGGTTCTGGATATGAACCTTTCCTTCCATCCATTGATATGTAAAGTAAAAACTCATCCAGAGTAAAGGGCAGGGATCCCTCAGGGTAGGGgtgagcagagaggagaggggagccAGTCAGGGGGCTCAGGTGGGActctgaggggctgtggggtcACACCTTCCTGGGCCAGATCACACTGAATCCCATGGAATGtcctcagctggaagggacccatcagggtCATCAAGTCTGactcctgcccctgcacagaacagtccaaagagtcacaccctgtggctgagaggatcatccaaatgctccttgaagCAGTTTGCTGACATCTCCTGTTAGATTTGGGTGTTGTTCTACCCTTATTTTactctgtgctctgcattgcAGCCCTGTTTGAGAACTCCTGCCTGGACAAGTGTGGGTACACAGAGCGAGTGCAGAGATCCTGTGAGGCTGAGGGCTACAGCCAGaaatcccagggcagggggctgctGCCTCTGTTTCTGTAAAACCTAAGCCAAGAAAAGTTGCCTTATACCTTTCTATCTTTCATAGCAACTACTTTATAAAATTCTTACTCAGAAAGTTGCAAACATAAAAATTATAGGATGAATTCCTAGCTCCTAGTAATttagaataaaacagaaacttAAGCTGTAACATTTGTGATGAAATAAACCACTGGCAATATGCACTCCCAATCCAGTAACCCCCACAGACGTCTATCTGAGAGCCTCCATGGTTTGTTTCAGACTTTGCATGAAACATGAGTTGGTGAGAGGTACTTTGCCCTGGTGTTATTACTCTTGCTTGGCTTACAGTGCTTTTCTTTCAGCACTGGTGATGAACACGCTCGTGGGAACTGGGCTTATTTGGATCAAGTGGCAGCTCTTCGGTGGATCCAAGGAAATATTGAGCCCTTTGGTGGAGACCCAGGATCTGTCACAATCTTTGGTGTATCTGCAGGATCTTGCTCTGTTTTTGCACATGTAGGCATACAACAGATAAACTAGAAagtaaagtgttttaaaaatctttagaaATTCACTTAGTGCCACATTTTATGCTTAGCCTGATTTTTGATAGTAAGATTATTAGCACATTGTGCTAAGTCTGGAGAGTTCCCCTGTCAGCAAATGAAAGTGTGTAATTCCCCATTGAATTCAAGAGTCTAGTCAAGCATAAAGTTATGGGATAAGGATGTTAATGTagaatgctttttgttttcccttcttggCAGGTTTTATCTCCTTTGTCTAAGGGTCTCTTTCATAAAGCAATATCAGAGAGTGGAATTCTACTGCCCCCCAGCAAACATTTACAAAGTCTAACAGATCTTAAGGTAggcttggggatttttttgcattttaaagccTTTATGACCTAAAATAGGATACATATATGTGATAATTTTGTTgaaagaagaaaggggaaaatctCATTATATAATATGCAACAAAGCTGATCAAGTTTATTCTCAGGGCATACTTATTTATCTTCAATCTTGTTTGGTGTTAGAAATAGATTGTATAGGTGTGTGATTACAACAGCTGTGGGTTAATGTAGGTATTTTCAGGTACACACATGCCAAGCTGGGCAAATATCCCTTTTAATACCCACTGTACCCTGTACAGTAACTATGACATTTATTATGGAAAGTGTAATAAGAATCCAGAAGAGGGATTCAGTTTATATTGAGCTATGGTCTTTTATACAGAGCTTTTATGTGAAGTAAATTTATTAAACATAAAACAAAGCGatactttcaaataaaaatactttctgaaagTACCTTTTGATCTCTCTTCCTGTAATGGCAGGTAGCAAAAATGTACATGTCTCATAAATTGATTTTCTGGATTTTACtctctttatttgctttatgCTCCAACCTTGTATTATCTCTACAACAAGGTTTGTTGtagaacaggaaatggaaatataaaaagaaagagaagtatATCAGAATCATTTCACTTTGTGATTAAACTGTAGTATTtctagtaaaataaaatactcaaaGATCTATCAAGCTCACCTAAATCTGCCCTTAAATAAAACTATTAACAGTAGTGTGTATaataattttctggttttaaatccTTTAAAGACCCCCTCAGAGCTAACAGTCCTTGTCTTTGTTAACAATTTTCAGAGAATTGCAAGTATATTTAAGTGTGACGGGAGCAGTTCGCTGTCACTGATAAACTGCCTCAGGAagcaggaagcagagcagatAATCTCCAACAGCAAGGTAGGTGAGACTTTACAGGATAGCAGGACACTTTAATGGCACACTGGCATTGCTCAGTCTCTGACCAGAGGTCATTGTTCATCTGCTCCAAAGTCGGTTTTTCATAACTTCTGTCAAAGTACCCCGTAAACAGTGGaataatttcacagaatttcTCTCTGGAATTTCCAGTGAGGTGTCACAGCAGCTGGGAAGTTGTAAGCAGGGCTTGagcatatgtatatatgtgtgtgtgtgtgtgtgtgtgtgtgtgtgtgtgtgtgtgtgtgtgtatatacattaATGCCACTGAGAAGCAGCACAAGATCAGAAAACCACCACATTACTCCACACCTTGCCCCAACCAGGCTTGCATTTTATACTCTTGTACCAAAATAAATTTCTTAAAGCCCTTTTTTGCACTTGGAACATCTTACATAATTTGaagggaaaactgaaaacattattAACaagtaatttgcttttttttcctccttcaggaTATCCCATTTCTACCCATAGTTTTGGATGGAGTATTCCTTCCTAAGACACCTGAAGAGATACTGGCTGGAAAAGAATTCAATGCAGTTCCACTTATGATAGGAGTCACCAACAATGAATTTGGCTGGAATATTAGATCTGTAATTTAATggctattatttattttattttatgtttgtgTTAATTGGTGGAGGCACCTTGAGAGGGTATTTGCTGGTAGAACAAGGCCTTGCCTTGTTGGAAGGACACCCAGGGTAAGCTTTGCTTGCATCCTGACTCCACAGTGACCCAGAGCCAGTGGGTGACAGAAGGGTGAGACAGCCTCCAGCCTGCAAGTCAAACCACATGGGCATCCTTGGAACATCACCTTCTGTACAGTATTTTCTTATCCTGACATTTTAATCCCTCATCCaggcagagagggggaaaagatgGAACAGTCAAGGGTTTATTACTGAAACAAAAGTAAAGCCAATCCTTTCCCCACAAGGCACAGTAACCAGAGCTGATACATAGATACACTGACCACATTAAACAGCTTCCCCTGTGTGCCATTATTACTCTGCAAAAAGGGCTTCCATTTGAAAATCTGCTCTGGGGACAGAGTATGGGTTTGATGCAGATGTCCAGCCCATGCTCTGTGCAGAAATtctttctcatgagaactcaATTGGGTAAGTCAAAAAATGTGAGCAATTGCTGTCACTGCATGAAATTTCAGGACATGGATTTGTGCCCtctcttgtccttttttttaatttccaagtACTCAGGTTCCTCTATGTGTGTTCaaagcagctgtgtctctggCAGTGTGCTCAGTCCAAGAAGAACAGTGGAAAGGGAAATCTGGTTTAGCCTATTTGCAGTCAAGAAGAGTTGTTTTATGAAATACTGCAAAAGAGGAGCTCTGCCTTTATTTCAAAGGGCTCAAACAATTGGACTAGAGGCAGAGAGGCAACCAGTGACCTTTAAGATCTCCAATaaccctgtgagacagaagaAGCCTTTTGCTTCAACTCTGCCCTAATGCTTTCTAGTCTTCCAAGTTTCTTATGATGGGTGTTGATTTAAGGATAAACTGCTTAGCCTGAGTGGTTTATGTATAAACCTTCaccaaggaaatatttactGCAGTAAATACAAGTTTTCAGGACAGCTGCTGCATCGTGCTGCACTTCTGCCTATGATGCTTCAAAAAATAAACACCAGTAGTAAGAGTAAAGTGGAGTAATGTAGTTCCAATGTTAAAAATACTGGGAAGTTGAATGGTGCTaataacattcttttttttttttctgtgcagacaTCAAAAATAACAGGTTTGAGGGAAATAGGAGATAAAAAATCAATGGCTTCAACTTTAGAGATTTTTCTACCAATGATAGTAAGTACTGTTGCACTAATCTAATCTGAGaagtgaattttctttttcaagcatATGACAGATTTGAGTCACACTAAGAGCTGAGGTCATGTTATGCTTTGGGAAGAGTCCCAGCAAAGCTGACAGGACTGGGGTGTATGGAGTTAGACAGAAATAGGATTGAGTCAGGTCTGGGATATGGGGAAGTGCCTTTTTCCTTCTAGACCTCTGAAGCAACATTTTTATCTTATGTATTTGCATGTAGGATTACTGTAATAGTGTCCCTAATGCTCAGGTACCTCATACTTAATCTGCTGGCTGATGAGTTTCAATATGTTTACATGAAATtaaatgcagcttttaaaatagtttgCACTCACAGATTTAAACTGTATCTTCCAAGTGCCAAATTCTAACTTTAAAACCTGTGCTGTGTTTGGAGATCCAGTTGGTCTTGCCCTCTAGTCTAATAGTCCATAAATCTTTCAAGGAGACTTTACTTATGTTattcccatttcttttctcctgaagaaaaaagaagccaaaggTATTATCAGGAAAAACTGCTGGATCTTTGTTGTTTCCTGTAGAGTGTTAACCCATATAAATCTGGTGCAAGTTTGACCTGAAGTGGttggggtggtttgggtttttttctttgttttgttctggtttttggtttgttgttttgtttgtttgggggattggttggttggttggctggttggttggctggttggctggttggttggctggctggttggctggttggttggcTGGCTGGTTTGCTGGCtggttggctggttggttggctggctggttggttggctggctggttggttggctggctggttggttggctggctggttggttggctggctggttggttggctggttggttggttggttggttggtttggtttggttttctaaGTTGGTGTTGGTTTTTTACCCCCACAAAGTCTGAAtaggtttttttcccaccaTGGTTTCCCATCAACGTGGGTGCTGTCCTGAGCCTTTGTGTCTTTGCAGAATCTCTGAAGTTaaaaagatgacatttttaGCTGCTAATTCAGACTGTGAtcatttctctgtttgtttCCTGTTTCCCCTTTGTCTCTCAGGATCTGCCAGCAGATTTTCTGCCCATGATAATAGATGAGTATGTGGGAGACACGGATGATCCTGCAGAGCAGCGAGACCGATTTCTGGACTTGCTGGGGGATATGGCAATTGTCATGCCAGCCATTAAAGCACTGAATTATCACAGGGGTAAGCCAATGAACAGCAGGAGGATGGTCAAACCTCCTGCTACATGCTGGGTCAAATGGTGTAGGCACAAATCCTGTCGTGTGTAGGCAGCCCATCTTGGGGTTCCTACAGGGAACCTGAGGATGAGGAACGATAtgtgggtgtgcagggctgtgtgtggtcCTGTTCTCTGTACCAGTGTCTTGCACTGGGCTCAGAATCACAATACATTGAGAGCAGAGCATGATAACCCAGGTAAATGTTTGCTAACTGAAGTATACaggcttaaaaattaaaacatatcaAAGCAACCTTTGTCCTTTGGCCCATGGCTACTTGGGAAGTCAGCAGCTCTGTGGTCTGGAGATTTCATGGTGTAGACAAACCATGCCAAGATATCCAGAACTGGAAATAATTTgatgttattttgttttctgtaactttttctGGGGTGAATGTCTAATTTTCCTTGTAAGCGCCATGAGTTGTTAATTTtgagttaaaaataaagtacatATTTGAATGGAACATGACATTAGGAATGTGCCCAGTCTAAAGCTTTGGGCATGTTTTAAGTGATATTTCAAGCAGCTGATGTCAGCTGTACTTCAGGCTTCTCTTCTTAACTCTCTAAATGTTACATTTTCCAGAGTCTGGAGCTCCTGCCTACTTCTTTGAGTTTCAGCACCGCCCCAGTTCGTACTGGGACAGCAAACCAGAGTATGTGAAGGCTGACCATGGGGATGAAGTTGGCTTTGTCTTTGGAGGGCCCTTTCTGGCTGGTGAAATTCAGCTGCGCAGTAAGAAACAGTCACAAATGTTCACTTAGCAATCAGTCTTGTAACTGGCATTATTACATGTTTCAATCACACTAAAGTGCCTCTGTTAACAGGGAGACCAAAGCATAACCCTTTCTCCTCTTTGAACCTGTTTTACACTGTCTGTTTTCCCCAATCTCTCACACACAGTTGGCTCATTCTGAAGCACAGTAAGTCATACATGTGGTCAACAATTTACCAAATCAGACATTTGCGAGAAGATTCACTGTCATTAGACCAGCATTAAGCAAGAACTTGACAAATAGTTttggctgaaaaaaataatgatagAAAGGTCAATAAAGCTTGCAGAGGATTGTCAGAGTGCTTGGGAAGCAGGAAATCCAGATATCTTCTTTTGCTGAAGAGTTTGAGCTCGTCTCTCCTCCTTTCCAGGAAATCCCACAGGCTGTCAGGCCCCAGAGAATGGGGGACTTGGGCTCTTTTGCAGATGGTGTTCCAGTTGTGTTTGGAGCAAGGCTTGGGACTccagtgtttcattttctgcatGAAGATCTAATGGTGGGAACTATTTTGCCCTATGACTAATTAATACATCAGCATTTTATTCAAAATGAAACCAGTCCATTGAGGGAGGATTAAGGGTGTACACCCCAAATCCTCGTGGGATTCAACAAGTTCCTTCAGGCAGAATCTCACATTGCTACATTCCAAATAAATGTGCCAAACACTGAACAGTTAGGATACACAATGCCACATCCTAAAGAATATTATGAATCCAGCAATATGCTTTAATTACATGGGCCTAAAACAGGATGGACTATTTTTTCCATTCAATAAAGAATAGTTCTTATTTTGAGAAAGAGATGCAGAAATTCTACTTATTTTAAGTGaattcacctttttttccctgcttttatATTTGTCATTTGAACAGTAGTTCATAGTCTGTTTCAAAGCCTACATAAATGAAAGTGCTTCCTTTTGCTCCATTGAACTTTGGAGCAATCCAGCTATGTTGTAAAACCCTTTGTTAATCTGTTACTAGAGCCTATTGATTTgcttatattttatatatatttttttttacttatgtTCTTACTACACTAGAAAATTCTGTACAGTTCTTTTCCTATTTACCTGAATTTACTGAGGGCTTTAAgacaacaaatatttttcttaatatattgAGATGCATTTTTAACAAATAACACACTGCAGTTATTTTCATCTAGTGATACAGTGGGCTTGTGTGTCACTATATATGAATGGACATCATTGAAGTGCTGAGAGAGGGAATCACATCACCTTGTATCAGAATGGAGAAAGCTTTGCCTAGTCATAT is drawn from Pithys albifrons albifrons isolate INPA30051 chromosome 12, PitAlb_v1, whole genome shotgun sequence and contains these coding sequences:
- the CES2 gene encoding cocaine esterase, which produces MAPLRRTALLCSLFCTAAFLCCGAQGQNGAAPEVTLALGRLKGRQTSVKGTGRLVNVFLGIPFAKPPVGPLRFSPPEPPEPWNDVRDATSHPPICPQDLSMLKTAERNFKEKHIAFQTSEDCLYLSVYSPAGSSKKEKLPVMVWIHGGNFIFGGSSRYDGSALSAYENVVVVIIQYRLGLLGYFNTGDEHARGNWAYLDQVAALRWIQGNIEPFGGDPGSVTIFGVSAGSCSVFAHVLSPLSKGLFHKAISESGILLPPSKHLQSLTDLKRIASIFKCDGSSSLSLINCLRKQEAEQIISNSKDIPFLPIVLDGVFLPKTPEEILAGKEFNAVPLMIGVTNNEFGWNIRSTSKITGLREIGDKKSMASTLEIFLPMIDLPADFLPMIIDEYVGDTDDPAEQRDRFLDLLGDMAIVMPAIKALNYHRESGAPAYFFEFQHRPSSYWDSKPEYVKADHGDEVGFVFGGPFLAGEIQLRSEVTEEEKNLSRTLMKYWANFARNGNPNGEGLAEWPSYNLNEEYLQINLKQKKARKLKEEKVEFWRKLMLEKINMKQMENKKVNSEL